The nucleotide sequence GCATTTGAATATGGAAGTGAAGAAGGTCTTCATAACCCATGCCCACTTTGATCACATAGCTGGGCTCCCAGAGCTACAGATTTTCAAGGAGATCAAGTTTTATTCCCACGAATACGCAGTAAATGTTGCAAAGCATCTGCAAGAGCTTTTCTTAGGTGAGAGAGACTGGAGGTACATATCCTTAGAATTCAACCGCTGGTATGACTTTGGATTCAAAGTTTATCATTTTCCAACAGTGCATCAACCAATAGAGGTTGCTGGGGGATTTGTGATTGAAATCGGAAAGAAAAGAATTGCAGTTACTGGAGACACAGGACCAGAGATTCTAAGCGATAAAAATGCCATAGAAGTCATGAAAGGAGTGGATCTACTCATAGCAGAGATGACCCATAAACAATCAATTCCCAAGACTCACTTAGGCGTTGAAGATGCAATAACGCTGGCCCAAAAAGTTGAGGCTAAAAAGACAGTTTTTGCTCACATAAGCCACAGCAACTACACTCAAGAAAAGCTTGAAGAGTTAGTTAGAGAGCATGGCTACATAATTGCAAGGGACTTTATGTATGTGGAGATTTAAAAAGAAAAAATCACTCCCCAATAGCTTGTAGAATTACTCTCCTCCTTCTCGGTCTTACATCAAGCTCAACGAAGAATATCTGCTGCCAGATGCCCCTCATCAGTTCACCATCAATGATTGGCAGGACTAATGATGGTCCGAGCAGAGAAGCCCTCAGATGAGAGTGAGCATTGTTATCAATCAAATCATGCTTGTATCCTTGTCCTCTTGGGACGAGCTCTCTAAGTATTCTCTTGAAATCCTCAAGGAGTCCACTTTCATGTTCAATCGTTACAACTGCTCCCGTTGCTCCCGGGACAAATATTAAAACTTGTCCATTGGTTATTCCGCTTTCTTCAACGAATCTTTCAACTTCATGGGTTATGTCAACGAGGTCAATTTCTCCTCTTGTAGAAAACTGAAGCTCCTTTCTTACCACTCTCATACCACCACCCCACAATAACTCCAACTCCAAAGCCTATTAGGTTTGCGACCATATCATAGTACGAGAAGCATCTCCCGGGAACAAAGAGCTGGAGATATTCAAGGACAATAGGCAACGCGAGAAGAAAAGCCCTATCATACCCCAAAATTCCCAAAATTAGAAACTCTAAAAAATGTGCAATTTTATCTCCTCCGCTTATGGGGGATGTTGGCACGCTAGGAGTTAAGTTAGCATAGATGAGAAAAAGCAAGTAGGTAATGAGAAGCTTTTTCCTCATAAATAACTCTCCAGCTTTTTCACTTTTTCAACAACCTCAATTGGATCTCTTCCAAAGATGTAAACGCACGGCTCAATTCCAAAGGCTCCTTTGTCTATCACCGCATCTAAGATACCTTTTTCTTTAAAAAGCTGGACTATTAGCTCAACAGTTTTGTCCTCATCCCTCTTCTTTTCTTCTATGCTCTCCACTTTAAACCCTGCTTTTCTGAGCGCTTTATCAATGTTTTCATCGAATTTTATATTAATGACACTTCTTATTTCTGGAGCAACCTTTGAGAGTTCAAGAAGAATCTTTGCGGTATGCCTGCTCACACCAAATTCTGGTGGCAAAGCAAAAGCCTTTCCCTTTACAACTGTTATTCTCCCCGGAACTGCTGCCACATCACTAAAATCTTTAGATTCTGGTAAAGCGTAAGCTATATTGCTCCTAATTTCGGGAATTAGCTGAAGGAACTTATCATCTTGCAAAAGCTCGCTCAAAGCCAAATTCAGCCTTTCTAAAACTTCACTCCTTGAGGGTATTGCCATAAAAATTTCCTTGCAGATTGATTCGTCAATTCCAGCATACTCTGCATAATATTTGCAGAGAAATCCGCTCTGAAAAAGCTCAAAAAACTTTCTTGCTGTGAATTTTATAATTTCCTCTTTTTTGGCACCATAAATTATGAGCTTTGCAATTTCCTCAGCAATTTCTTCAATTTTTTCATCTAATTCATTTTCTAACTTTTTATATTTGCCAGCTAAATACTTACTGACCATCGCTTGAGTTATTCCTAAATAGTCAGCTATTTTTGCTTGGGTAAATCCTTCCCTATAGAGCCTTTGGGCAACTTTAGCCCTTAAGTTGGGCATTATTTCCTCAACCCAGAATACACATGGTGTTTTCATTTTCCCTCCCATTCTTGATTTTTAAAACCCGGTTATAAAATTATCTCTCCCATAGTTATAAACAGATTTATGTCAAAGATGCTTTTGATTATGAACGTCACAGCAAAAAGCTTGGGAGAAACGATATTGTAAAAGTTAAAGGTTGGCAAAAACGTCACAGCAAAAAGCTTGGGAGAAACGATATTGTAAAAGTTAAAGGTTGGCAAAAACGTCACAGCAAAAAGCTTGGGAGAAACGATATTGTAAAAGTTAAAGGTTGGCAAATCTTTGAATTTTTCAATTTTTGCCTGTGATATGGAATCATCAGTGTACCAAAAGCTTTATATTGCCCCCAGCTCTTTTTCCTATGGGGAGTAGTATGAGACTGACAAGGATTTTCATCATATCGATAATTCTCATGCTGTCCCTAGGCTGCATCTCTGTCGAGACATCCTTTCATTTCCATAATCACAACTATCCAATCAAAGTTTTTGTTCAAATCGAGGAAGAAGATGCCATTTTTGAGTTTGCAAAATTTGAGCTGACGGTTGGTAATGTAACTATTGATAAGCTGAACACCCCAGTCTTTGTTGGAAGAGTAAGCGAAAATAATGGAGAAGTTCCAATAATTTTCACTGTGAAAGGAAGTCTCACAAACTGGTACGGAAAGAAAATCAAAATAAGAGAGCTCCTATCATCATCCTTCAATGCAACAGGAAATGATAAAATTTTGATAACCTTAAAAATCTATAGGGAAGAGGGCACATTTAGGGTTAAAATTGATGAAAAGAAGTCCGGAATCATTGGAAGAGACGTTCCAGAAGAAGTCTTTTTAAATCCAGAGGAAGTTCTTCTGCAGAGAGCTAAAGGAACAAAGTTCTATGAGGAGCTGATAAAAGAAATCGAGAAGAACAAAGCGATAAGAGATGAACTGCTGGAAAAATACGAAAGAACGGAAAATCTGACGTATTTAAAGAGTTACAGAGACTCTTTTTATGCTATCAGAGTTTTTGGAGAGCTCGCAAAATGGAGAGAACTAAATGAGGTTGAATACAAAATTCTCTTGACAGAGTTAAAGGCAAACAACGCTTACTATTCCTATTACCCCTCTCCCCCCAAAGATTTCTCTGCACTTGTTTTTTCTGATGACTCCCCATATTATTCAACACTCAAGATCAAGGATTCATTCAATTCCTCCTTACCTTTTATATATTACACGGGCAGAGGCTTCAACCTCTATCCAGTAACAGCCATCCATTGGGCTGAAATGTACTTTCAAAGAGAACAGAATAAAAAAGCTCTCCAAATCTTAAAAGAGCTCAGCCAATATGCCCAATACGGGGAATACATGAGAGAAGAATATGTACTCTTCAAGAATTATTTTCACTTTGAAAATGCTTCAGTCCCCTGGGTTTCTGGATATGCTCAAGGCATGGGCGCTGGGGTTTATGCAATAGCTTATAACTTAACAGGCAATGAAACCTACTTGAGAATAGCTAAGAGCCTAGTGAACTCCTTTGACTTGCCGTTGAACATGAATGGCTTTGTTTCACACACAAAATATGGAGACTGGTATCTTGAATACAACTACAACTCAAATGAGCTCGTTCTAAATGGGCACATCATAGCTCTGCAGGGACTTTACTATTACTGGCAGATAACTCATGATGAAAAAGCTTGGCAGCTTTTCCAAAACGGAGTTCATGCTGTAAGAAATGCACTCCCGATATTTGATACCGGCTCGTGGTCGAAATATTCAAATATTCATGGAGATGCCAGCGAGTTCTACCACCGTTTACATATTAGACTCTTGAAGTGGCTCTATGATGTTACTGGGGATAAATATTTCCTTGAATATGCAAGAAAATGGAACGACTACCTCATGATTAGAGGTCTGAAACCAGAAAAGATTTAGGTGAGCAGATGAGGGAGAAAGCTTTAATCTTGGTCTTTATGTTACTGACTTCTTCTCTCTTTGCTATATATGAAAATTCAGAAAACCGAATTTTGGCTCAAACCGAGGATACAGAACTTATCACTCTTCTCCAAGAAAACGAGAATGTTATGATTGATAACTTCATAGCATTTCTCAGCACTATGAATCCTCTCCATCTAATCTCAAGCTTTGAGGTTTCTTATCCCCTTTTAGTGTTTTCAAAGGTAGAGTTAACCCCAGAGAGAAATAAAATCTTAAAAACAACACTAAGAGCAAACAATGAGTTCTATTCCCACTATTTATCGCCACTCAAAAGCTTCTATGCAGTCTCATTTGTAGATTCCGCACCATATAATAGCGTATTTCTTGCAAACTCAAGCTTTAAAAGTGCCCTGCCCTATGTACACTACAACTTTAGAGGATTAGTTCTTTATCCAGTTACAGCACTCCACTGGGCTGATGTTTATTTTCAGATAGGTAAAGAAGAGAAAGCTCTAGAAATATTAAGGGAACTTCAGTCATATTTAGTCACAAAGAATTACCAGGGATTAGAATATGCAGTTTTTGAAAACTATTTTCACTTCGAGAACTCTTCAATTCCCTGGATTTCAGGCTATGCTCAGGGACTAGGTGCTGGCTTGTATGCAAGAGCTTACAACATTACAAAAAACGAGAGCTACCTAAAAACTGCTCAGCTCTTAATGAACTCATTCAGAGTTCCCTACAGTAAAGGAGGATTTGTTGTAAATTCAACTTATGGACTTTGGATTTTGGAATATGCCTACAACTCAAATGAGCTTGTGTTGAATGGACATATAATAGCCCTCCAAGGTGTTTACTACTATTGGGAAATTACAAACGATACCTATGCAAAATGGGTTTTTGATGAAGGAGTAAAAGCTGTTGAAAAAGCTCTTCCAGACTTTGATAAAAACGGATGGAGCTTGTACTCAAACATTCATGGCAGAGCGATGAAAAATTATCACGAACTCCATATTCAGCTTTTGGAATGGCTATATGAAAAAACAAAAGATGAAAAATTCAAAGAATACGCAGAAAGATGGAGGAGATCACTCCAAAATGTGAGGTAGCGCTCTAATCACGGGCAGACTTATTAGGATTCCTCCAATTACATCCACGGCACTTTGAATTGCATTTGGAATTGCTATCACAAGCCAAAATGGAATGTGGAACCACTCTTCAATCTTTGGGATAACTTGCTCC is from Thermococcus paralvinellae and encodes:
- a CDS encoding thiamine-phosphate synthase family protein, with translation MKTPCVFWVEEIMPNLRAKVAQRLYREGFTQAKIADYLGITQAMVSKYLAGKYKKLENELDEKIEEIAEEIAKLIIYGAKKEEIIKFTARKFFELFQSGFLCKYYAEYAGIDESICKEIFMAIPSRSEVLERLNLALSELLQDDKFLQLIPEIRSNIAYALPESKDFSDVAAVPGRITVVKGKAFALPPEFGVSRHTAKILLELSKVAPEIRSVINIKFDENIDKALRKAGFKVESIEEKKRDEDKTVELIVQLFKEKGILDAVIDKGAFGIEPCVYIFGRDPIEVVEKVKKLESYL
- a CDS encoding D-glucuronyl C5-epimerase family protein — its product is MREKALILVFMLLTSSLFAIYENSENRILAQTEDTELITLLQENENVMIDNFIAFLSTMNPLHLISSFEVSYPLLVFSKVELTPERNKILKTTLRANNEFYSHYLSPLKSFYAVSFVDSAPYNSVFLANSSFKSALPYVHYNFRGLVLYPVTALHWADVYFQIGKEEKALEILRELQSYLVTKNYQGLEYAVFENYFHFENSSIPWISGYAQGLGAGLYARAYNITKNESYLKTAQLLMNSFRVPYSKGGFVVNSTYGLWILEYAYNSNELVLNGHIIALQGVYYYWEITNDTYAKWVFDEGVKAVEKALPDFDKNGWSLYSNIHGRAMKNYHELHIQLLEWLYEKTKDEKFKEYAERWRRSLQNVR
- a CDS encoding D-glucuronyl C5-epimerase family protein, whose translation is MRLTRIFIISIILMLSLGCISVETSFHFHNHNYPIKVFVQIEEEDAIFEFAKFELTVGNVTIDKLNTPVFVGRVSENNGEVPIIFTVKGSLTNWYGKKIKIRELLSSSFNATGNDKILITLKIYREEGTFRVKIDEKKSGIIGRDVPEEVFLNPEEVLLQRAKGTKFYEELIKEIEKNKAIRDELLEKYERTENLTYLKSYRDSFYAIRVFGELAKWRELNEVEYKILLTELKANNAYYSYYPSPPKDFSALVFSDDSPYYSTLKIKDSFNSSLPFIYYTGRGFNLYPVTAIHWAEMYFQREQNKKALQILKELSQYAQYGEYMREEYVLFKNYFHFENASVPWVSGYAQGMGAGVYAIAYNLTGNETYLRIAKSLVNSFDLPLNMNGFVSHTKYGDWYLEYNYNSNELVLNGHIIALQGLYYYWQITHDEKAWQLFQNGVHAVRNALPIFDTGSWSKYSNIHGDASEFYHRLHIRLLKWLYDVTGDKYFLEYARKWNDYLMIRGLKPEKI
- a CDS encoding VanZ family protein, with translation MRKKLLITYLLFLIYANLTPSVPTSPISGGDKIAHFLEFLILGILGYDRAFLLALPIVLEYLQLFVPGRCFSYYDMVANLIGFGVGVIVGWWYESGKKGASVFYKRRN
- a CDS encoding secondary thiamine-phosphate synthase enzyme YjbQ, which encodes MRVVRKELQFSTRGEIDLVDITHEVERFVEESGITNGQVLIFVPGATGAVVTIEHESGLLEDFKRILRELVPRGQGYKHDLIDNNAHSHLRASLLGPSLVLPIIDGELMRGIWQQIFFVELDVRPRRRRVILQAIGE
- a CDS encoding MBL fold metallo-hydrolase, with the translated sequence MRVIILGSGSYSGTPKPLCNCENCVRARKYPQYKRTRFSVFIPEIKALIDPSPDLHYHLEHLNMEVKKVFITHAHFDHIAGLPELQIFKEIKFYSHEYAVNVAKHLQELFLGERDWRYISLEFNRWYDFGFKVYHFPTVHQPIEVAGGFVIEIGKKRIAVTGDTGPEILSDKNAIEVMKGVDLLIAEMTHKQSIPKTHLGVEDAITLAQKVEAKKTVFAHISHSNYTQEKLEELVREHGYIIARDFMYVEI